CTCTAATAAATTATAGTCCCGCCTCCCGGACTTGCGACCTGGGAATTTCCGGTCTTTTGGAATACAGGTTCGGCTTCTGCCTCACTATGAGTGTATTTAGTGCAGTTTATGCTATTCGACTGACTCATCTTATCTTTCCCAAGCTTCCGGCAGTTTCTATTATGTTAATAGTTTTTCAATTGCATAGCCGCCCACATAGTCTTCTTTTGTCAGAGGATTAGGTATCCCCCTTCGCTTGAGCTCATCCATCATTTCCCAAATACTTATCCCAGCCATCTCCGCGGCCCTTCCTATGCTCACTTTGCTTTCGGAGTATTGCTTGACCGCTTTTTCTAGATTATTCATAGTTTCTCAACTAACTTATAGAATTCTTCTTTTTCCATTTTCAATCCTTTTTTGATAATCTTATCTCGAATTCCCGTTCCAACGGGTTCGTTTCCATGAATGGGGATGGTCAGCACCCTTCCATCCGCATGTTCAAACTGATGATGACTTCCTTTAACTCTTTTTTCAGTAAACCCAAGCTTGATGACAATCTTGGCTAACTCTTTGCCGGAAAAGACTTTGGACAAAGTCGTTACACCTCAACGACTTGCAATCCTACAAACCGAGAGGATGAAACTTCATGCTCATTATTACGTTCCAGACAAAGTTCAATTACTTCCTTAATCCGCTTCAATAATTCATCCATTGTTTTGGCCTGGGTGTAGCACCCTTCCAACTCAGGAACTTCCCCCACAAGCCAACCCTCGTCGTCTTTTTCAATAACCATCGTAAAGGTCCGTTTAGCCATTTTTTCGTTTGTCATAGTATGACTCTCCAGTTACAGAATAAAACCTTTTCTTATGAAAACCGCCAAAAAACGTTTATTTGTCCGGCGGGACGAAACCGAAGGTTGAGTCTGTGAATAGAATTAGTCCCGCCTCCCGGACTTGCACCGGGGATCTTTCTTTGAATACAGGCTCGGCTGCTGCATCGCTTATCTTTGCTAAACTCTAACACACCTTTTGGTGCAGATAGTGAATTATAAAGAAATATAGCGTTCGTTATGCAATGAAAAGCACATACAAAAGAATTGGCGCTAGCATTCATACACGGTGGAGAACTTGGAGAAAAGCGCAGAGGCGGAAAGAAGCGATACAAGTTGGTTCAAAAATTGGGGAAGGAGCACAAGGAGTTATTCGTAGGGGACAATTTTTTCGGAATGAACGTTCACGTCCGATGATAGTAAAAAGATTCAAGGGAACACCAAGAACGGCAAATCATGAAGCCGTTTCCTCCTACTATCACCTGAAATTATTACATCAACTAGGATTTCCAACTACCCCCTTTTTTCATCTTTTTCGCGATCCTAGCAATAAAGCCTTTTCGTTAATGTTGAGTGATTTAACACGAAGACGAAACGGTGAAGAATACAATATTGTCCACGATTTACAAGAAATACAAGACGAGAACTATCGCAATTTAACCACCAAAGGGATGCATCCTAAAGACCTCACTGAAAGAACTATGCACTATTTTGTTAAGGGAAAGGACAGAATGATTAGTAATCCAGATGAGATTGATAAGCAAATACAAGAACTTAATAGTAAAGCCAGTAAGATTGGTATTACGCTTGGTAGAGAAGCATTTGTGGTTGTTGTGAATAACAAAACAAGACATGGACATGTTGTTATAAATGATGTAGCTGAAACAAATATTCCACAAAAATTATTCCCGGAAAACTTTATTCGAAAAGAGCACAGAAAAGATTTTTTTAATTTGAGAACAAATTGGAATTCAGCTTTTGAAAATGCTGTTATTATCGCTCTTAGTTTTCCAATAAGCGTACCTTTCCTAATTTATGAAAAAATTAATGAACAAATAATCGAGTACCGCTATAGACGGGAAAAAAAAGGAAAATAGTGAAGATGACACAAGAAAGCGGGAACGATTGATGAAAGACCAAAAGTGTCCGCCGTAAAAAAAGTTAACATTCATTGTCCGACGAGACAGCCCGATGTGTGAGAGTTTGAGGTA
The sequence above is drawn from the Candidatus Diapherotrites archaeon genome and encodes:
- a CDS encoding UPF0175 family protein → MNNLEKAVKQYSESKVSIGRAAEMAGISIWEMMDELKRRGIPNPLTKEDYVGGYAIEKLLT
- a CDS encoding type II toxin-antitoxin system HicA family toxin, translating into MSKVFSGKELAKIVIKLGFTEKRVKGSHHQFEHADGRVLTIPIHGNEPVGTGIRDKIIKKGLKMEKEEFYKLVEKL
- a CDS encoding type II toxin-antitoxin system HicB family antitoxin, which codes for MTNEKMAKRTFTMVIEKDDEGWLVGEVPELEGCYTQAKTMDELLKRIKEVIELCLERNNEHEVSSSRFVGLQVVEV